A genomic segment from Gossypium hirsutum isolate 1008001.06 chromosome D04, Gossypium_hirsutum_v2.1, whole genome shotgun sequence encodes:
- the LOC107925970 gene encoding uncharacterized protein isoform X1, with amino-acid sequence MQSSSTSIMSEMPRNSDGSSEQCKAGPDFFSFYACQIADLLSEDKNTLSNSNASELSQGKYVVVNDKESMDCSPKDVDSLFENSIGAELSDFKKGRLKGLLRQSVNDLSMEVDEMLDPVVSMSELRYKIRSNSLVTSPLDGDAAQVASKKPKLLSSCSPTSITGNSHPIKSGSCKEVEDDLEFLLKNDNQLLVEETMKKYSDELSSTLMHMEQKLEETLDAIMSKCRPMTRTEKRQLQKLIQQLPKENLVRVVEIIQRGRPAEKPCEEIFVDLEKEENVTLWRLYYYVEAVEKAKMLAQLQCSTTRTS; translated from the exons ATGCAGAGTAGTAGTACTTCTATCATGTCAGAGATGCCGAGAAATTCAGATGGTTCGAGTGAGCAATGTAAAGCTGGACCTGATTTCTTCAGCTTCTATGCTTGTCAGATAGCTGACCTGTTGTCAGAAGATAAAAATACTCTGTCCAATTCCAATGCATCTGAGTTGTCTCAAGGGAAGTATGTGGTGGTCAATGATAAAGAGTCTATGGATTGCAGTCCTAAAGATGTTGATTCACTTTTTGAAAACAGCATTGGTGCTGAGCTTTCAGATTTCAAGAAAGGAAGATTGAAAGGATTACTTAGGCAAAGTGTGAATGATCTCTCAATGGAAGTTGACGAG ATGTTAGATCCTGTTGTGTCTATGTCTGAGTTACGTTATAAGATCAGAAGCAACAGTTTGGTGACTTCACCTTTAGATGGAGATGCAGCCCAAGTTGCCAGTAAGAAACCTAAATTATTATCTTCCTGCTCACCGACCAGCATCACTGGAAATTCTCATCCCATCAAATCTGGATCTTGCAAAGAG GTGGAAGATGATTTGGAGTTCCTTCTAAAGAATGATAACCAGCTGCTGGTAGAGgaaacaatgaaaaaatattcTGATGAACTATCCTCAACG CTGATGCATATGGAGCAGAAGCTTGAAGAAACTTTAGATGCTATAATGTCCAAGTGTAG GCCCATGACTCGTACTGAGAAGCGGCAGCTTCAGAAATTGATACAACAGCTACCCAAGGAAAATCTTGTCCGTGTTGTTGAAATTATCCAACGTGGTAGGCCAGCTGAAAAGCCTTGTGAAGAAATCTTTGTTGATCTGGAAAAAGAG GAAAATGTGACGCTTTGGAGATTATATTACTATGTTGAAGCAGTCGAGAAAGCCAAAATGCTTGCGCAATTGCAATGTAGCACAACCAGAACATCATAG
- the LOC107925970 gene encoding uncharacterized protein isoform X2 produces MSEMPRNSDGSSEQCKAGPDFFSFYACQIADLLSEDKNTLSNSNASELSQGKYVVVNDKESMDCSPKDVDSLFENSIGAELSDFKKGRLKGLLRQSVNDLSMEVDEMLDPVVSMSELRYKIRSNSLVTSPLDGDAAQVASKKPKLLSSCSPTSITGNSHPIKSGSCKEVEDDLEFLLKNDNQLLVEETMKKYSDELSSTLMHMEQKLEETLDAIMSKCRPMTRTEKRQLQKLIQQLPKENLVRVVEIIQRGRPAEKPCEEIFVDLEKEENVTLWRLYYYVEAVEKAKMLAQLQCSTTRTS; encoded by the exons ATGTCAGAGATGCCGAGAAATTCAGATGGTTCGAGTGAGCAATGTAAAGCTGGACCTGATTTCTTCAGCTTCTATGCTTGTCAGATAGCTGACCTGTTGTCAGAAGATAAAAATACTCTGTCCAATTCCAATGCATCTGAGTTGTCTCAAGGGAAGTATGTGGTGGTCAATGATAAAGAGTCTATGGATTGCAGTCCTAAAGATGTTGATTCACTTTTTGAAAACAGCATTGGTGCTGAGCTTTCAGATTTCAAGAAAGGAAGATTGAAAGGATTACTTAGGCAAAGTGTGAATGATCTCTCAATGGAAGTTGACGAG ATGTTAGATCCTGTTGTGTCTATGTCTGAGTTACGTTATAAGATCAGAAGCAACAGTTTGGTGACTTCACCTTTAGATGGAGATGCAGCCCAAGTTGCCAGTAAGAAACCTAAATTATTATCTTCCTGCTCACCGACCAGCATCACTGGAAATTCTCATCCCATCAAATCTGGATCTTGCAAAGAG GTGGAAGATGATTTGGAGTTCCTTCTAAAGAATGATAACCAGCTGCTGGTAGAGgaaacaatgaaaaaatattcTGATGAACTATCCTCAACG CTGATGCATATGGAGCAGAAGCTTGAAGAAACTTTAGATGCTATAATGTCCAAGTGTAG GCCCATGACTCGTACTGAGAAGCGGCAGCTTCAGAAATTGATACAACAGCTACCCAAGGAAAATCTTGTCCGTGTTGTTGAAATTATCCAACGTGGTAGGCCAGCTGAAAAGCCTTGTGAAGAAATCTTTGTTGATCTGGAAAAAGAG GAAAATGTGACGCTTTGGAGATTATATTACTATGTTGAAGCAGTCGAGAAAGCCAAAATGCTTGCGCAATTGCAATGTAGCACAACCAGAACATCATAG